In Vespula vulgaris chromosome 10, iyVesVulg1.1, whole genome shotgun sequence, the following are encoded in one genomic region:
- the LOC127066920 gene encoding ATPase WRNIP1-like: MSKQGYVSLKKSQRSKQNEIPVKDHVSLVERMKPVNFTSYMGQKHVIGPNTVLRNFLEIGEIPSMILWGPPGCGKKSLVNIIIQLTKEKFQDKTHIVKLVATTCGVGEVKTAVKTAENLLKFGHRTIVFMDNIHRFNKLQQDIFLPHIEAGTFILIGATIENPSYSLNSALLSRCRIFSLSKLSTKDIIEILKKSIHCMDGRIHNLQNSDNVSKFIIHSDTLEWLAEICDGNAQVALSGLEFAIRAKNLSYDKTPTIGLEDIKQGLIHIYMQVDNKNEQTHHLYSALHKSICAGKPNASLYWLARIMAAKEDPVDIARRLIRISSEDIGLADPDALGLAVHTLSACQMIGMPESDVMLGQCVIYLTKAPKSRLIYNALKAAQKVINETKEPQPDV, from the exons ATGTCGAAACAAGGTTatgtatctttaaaaaaatcacAAAGATCCAAACAAAATGAGATACCTGTTAAAGATCATGTTTCACTAGTCGAAAGAATGAAGCCTGTAAATTTTACTTCTTACATGGGTCAAAAACATGTGATTGGACCTAATACAGTATTGCGAAATTTCTTGGAAATAGGAGAAATTCCTAGTATGATATTGTGGGGACCACCTGGCTGTGGTAAG aaaTCTTTagtcaatattataatacaactAACCAAAGAAAAATTCCAAGATAAAACGCATATTGTAAAATTAGTCGCAACGACATGTGGTGTTGGAGAAGTTAAAACAGCTGTAAAGACAGCagagaatttattaaaatttggtCATAGAACAATTGTCTTTATGGATAACATCCATCGTTTCAATAAACTTCAACAAGATATATTCTTGCCACACATAGAAGCTGGAACATTTATTCTTATTGGAGCAACAATAGAAAATCCTTCGTACAGTTTGAATTCAGCACTGCTAAGTCGTTGccgtatattttcattaagtaAATTATCAACCAaagatataattgaaatacttAAGAAAAGCATACATTGTATGGACGGTAGAATCCATAATTTACAGAATTCTGACAATGTctcaaaatttataattcatagCGACACATTGGAATGGTTAGCTGAAATATGTGATGGAAATGCACAAGTTGCATTAAGTGGTTTAGAATTTGCAATTCGTgcaaaaaatttatcgtatgATAAAACACCTACTATAGGTCTCGAAGATATCAAACAAggtttaatacatatatacatgcaagtggacaataaaaatgaacagACGCATCATTTGTACTCTGCTTTGCACAAATCAATTTGTGCAGGCAAACCAAATGCGTCTTTATATTGGTTAGCTAGAATAATGGCTGCTAAAGAAGATCCTGTGGATATCGCTAGACGTTTAATCAGAATATCGAGCGAAGATATTGGTCTAGCTGATCCAGATGCTTTAG GTTTAGCTGTCCATACACTGAGTGCTTGCCAAATGATCGGTATGCCTGAAAGCGATGTAATGTTAGGACAATGTGTAATTTACTTAACCAAAGCCCCAAAATCACGTTTGATTTATAATGCCTTAAAGGCAGCTCAAAAAGTTATTAATGAAACCAAAGAACCACAGCCAGATGTTTAA
- the LOC127066917 gene encoding EGF domain-specific O-linked N-acetylglucosamine transferase isoform X2, with translation MTPTTLLLFSSSTNSIVVLLFLVALANANYTDINLPASHMRYYFHSFPTVAEKCRNDTSCPYKDSFNAKACWGYETECKEENSFSVPHCPGDHKGWVATKKAQLDTFYAQGDFGYVRDQRREMIVMCEPLFADDSSLECSEHMRFCRARNVLLNFTDLLYRKEPIRYKMDVLKEGQIGGYCTLNEKKLREHADHISPLQSWGPELRNFRRFHRRPIVEGDCDIVIEKPTYIMKIDAINMYHHFCDFFNLYASLHVNLSHPTAFSTDNHIMIWESYSYRSAFQDTFEAFTSNPLWDLKTFRGETVCFRNLVFPLLPRMIFGLYYNTPLIYGCEKSGLFKAFGDHVLHRLKIPLLERKNEKIRVTLLSRDTQYRKILNEEELVRALKKNKEYEVRKVVYNKKVSFKKQLQITRNTDIFIGIHGAGLTHLLFLPDWAAVFEIYNCEDPSCYKDLARLRGIKYFTWEDNSKLIQQDPGTHPDGGAHAKFTNYHFEVKEFLRIVSLASTHVKHHNAFKDFLSNNMLQKTKKKDSRILVETSTEENASKVQHKRDTRSKDEL, from the exons ATGACGCCAACAACGTTACTACTATTTTCGTCCTCGACGAATTCGAtcgtcgttcttctctttctcgtcgcCCTCGCAAACGCCAATTACACGGACATTAATTTACCGGCGAGTCATATGAGATActactttcattcttttcccaCGGTGGCCGAAAAGTGCCGAAACGATACGTCCTGTCCGTATAAG GACAGTTTTAATGCCAAAGCGTGCTGGGGTTACGAGACCGAATGTAAGGAAGAAAATTCCTTTTCCGTTCCTCATTGTCCGGGTGATCACAAAGGATGGGTAGCAACGAAAAAGGCGCAATTAGACACGTTTTATGCACAAGGAGATTTTGGCTACGTGCGAGATCAAAGAAGGGAAATGATCGTGATGTGCGAGCCTCTTTTTGCC GACGACTCGTCGTTGGAGTGCTCCGAACATATGAGATTCTGCAGAGCTAGAAACGTTCTATTAAATTTCACGGATCTTCTGTACAGAAAGGAACCTATAAGATACAAAATGGATGTTTTGAAGGAAGGCCAAATCGGTGGTTATTGCAC GCTGAACGAAAAGAAGCTGCGAGAACACGCGGATCACATCAGCCCGCTGCAATCCTGGGGACCGGAGTTACGAAATTTTCGTAGGTTTCATCGACGTCCGATCGTCGAAGGCGATTGCGATATCGTTATAGAAAAACCTACGTACATAATGAAAATAGATGCCA TAAACATGTATCATCATTTTTGCGACTTCTTCAATCTGTACGCGTCGTTGCACGTCAATCTTTCGCATCCAACCGCTTTTAGTACGGACAATCATATAATGATCTGGGAAAGCTACAG ttATCGATCGGCCTTTCAAGATACCTTCGAAGCTTTCACGAGCAATCCACTGTGGGATCTTAAAACGTTTCGCGGTGAAACAGTTTGCTTCCGCAATCTCGTATTTCCATTACTACCACGAATGATATTTGGACTTTATTACAACACGCCTCTC ATTTATGGCTGCGAGAAGAGTGGCTTGTTTAAAGCTTTCGGAGATCACGTGTTACACAGACTCAAAATACCTCTActcgaaaggaaaaatgagaaaatacgTGTAACCTTGCTCAGCAGAGACACCCAatacagaaaaattttaaacgagGAAGAATTAGTACgagctttgaaaaaaaataaagaatacgaAGTTCGAAAA GTAGTTTATAACAAGAAAGTATCTTTCAAAAAACAACTTCAAATCACAAGAAATACCGATATATTCATCGGTATACACGGAGCGGGCCTTACTCATCTTTTGTTTCTACCTGACTGGGCTGCTGTTTTTGAGAT atacaaTTGCGAGGATCCCAGTTGTTACAAAGATCTTGCGAGATTACGaggtattaaatattttacgtgGGAAGACAATTCGAAATTAATTCAACAAGATCCT GGTACACATCCCGACGGTGGAGCTCATGCCAAATTTACGAATTATCATTTTGAGGTTAAAGAATTCCTACGCATTGTTTCTTTAGCTAGTACTCACGTGAAACATCATAACGCTTTCAAAGATTTCTTAAGCAACAATATGCttcaaaaaacgaaaaagaaagatagtagAATACTCGTTGAAACGTCAACGGAGGAGAATGCGTCTAAAGTACAACATAAGCGTGACACTCGATCCAAGGACGAATTATGA
- the LOC127066919 gene encoding dynein assembly factor with WDR repeat domains 1-like: MRLLRFLLRYFPPGLALEYRQGGDVKTKMIDLLDLSIETDIKALAESIKASEPVITESVMDQLVETLQKLQAKVCNVDVKRYYKHKTLRTHLLPLTNIAFDKLGKRCLTGSYDRTCKVWDIESGEELLTLEGHKNVVYAVSFNNPISDKIVTGSFDKTANIWCSRTGHCLLTFWGHDGEVVVTKFSPTQNKVATGSLDATSRIFNLTTGQELGLLKGHTAEVIALHYNDDGNQIITGSFDGTVNVWDTRTFTRVCALIGHRSELSNCLYNFDYSLIASSSMDKTAKLWDTRKNECLATLLGHDDEVLDLTFDNKGKRLATASSDTTARVWDTTTDFRQLSVMQGHREEVSKVCFSPNGHHLLTSSLDKTARLWSLESGYCVQKLESHTDDVFSCAFSYTGDTIVTASKDNTCTIWR, encoded by the exons ATGAGGCTGTTAAGATTTTTGCTTCGTTACTTTCCACCAG GTCTCGCCTTGGAATACAGACAAGGTGGTGACGTCAAAACTAAAATGATCGACCTGTTGGATCTATCTATCGa GACTGACATAAAAGCACTGGCAGAGAGCATAAAAGCAAGCGAGCCCGTAATAACCGAAAGTGTAATGGACCAGTTAGTGGAAACATTGCAGAAGCTACAGGCCAAAGTGTGCAACGTAGACGTGAAGCGTTACTATAAACATAAGACCCTACGAACACACCTTCTTCCTTTAACCAACATAGCGTTCGATAAATTAGGTAAAAG ATGCCTGACAGGAAGCTACGACCGAACTTGTAAAGTTTGGGACATCGAAAGTGGAGAGGAGCTTCTTACTCTCGAAGGCCATAAAAACGTGGTCTATGCCGTTTCCTTTAACAACCCGATATC AGACAAAATCGTGACtggatcgttcgataaaacaGCGAACATTTGGTGTTCCCGTACCGGTCATTGTTTGCTTACTTTTTGGGGTCACGACGGTGAGGTGGTAGTCACGAAATTTTCACCAACGCAGAACAAAGTTGCAACGGGTTCTCTCGATGCTACTTCAAGAATATTTAATCTTACGACAG GTCAAGAACTGGGCTTGCTGAAGGGCCACACGGCGGAAGTAATTGCGCTTCATTACAACGACGACGGGAATCAGATCATAACGGGCTCCTTCGACGGCACCGTCAACGTCTGGGACACGAGAACCTTCAC ACGAGTTTGCGCTCTGATCGGCCATCGTTCGGAATTATCCAATTGTCTCTACAACTTCGATTACTCTCTGATAGCTTCCTCCTCGATGGATAAAACTGCAAAGCTCTGGGATACTAGGAAAAACGAATGTTTAGCTACGTTATTGGGCCACGATGACGAAGTTCTCGACTTGACCTTCGATAACAAGGGCAAGAGATTGGCCACAGCGAGCAGCGATACCACAGCCCGAGTTTGGGATACTACTACTGATTTTAGACAGCTCTCGGTCATGCAGGGTCATCGAGAAGAAGTTTCGAaag TTTGTTTCAGTCCAAACGGCCACCATCTTTTGACCTCTTCTCTCGACAAAACGGCTCGTTTATGGTCTCTAGAATCCGGATATTGCGTGCAGAAACTTGAGAGCCATACCGACGATGTATTCAGCTGCGCCTTTTCGTATACAGGCGATACAATCGTCACGGCTAGCAAAGACAATACCTGCACTATTTGGAGATGA
- the LOC127066918 gene encoding uncharacterized protein LOC127066918 encodes MESSRDKERYRLEQEAFVSNHGGTTSQEVVHVILPNICGVLLTITTLGLYGKYLHRNVKIVIEFMLTVVPCILCCTILSEYVSNVCVFMIILSFINIMLMRIKVHALTSCILRPVKGKRPFVTNFRALSNIITVICILAVDFRIFPRKFAKTEVFGYSLMDTGVGIFIIANALVSPEARDFSSQSKLGFFSTLSRNLKRPLKSSIPLLLLGCGKFLAIEFLGYQRHITEYGVHWNFFITLAFVKLFTRTITSTINSRYSLLSGIWILAMHEYILTNNGLKDWILSNEPRVDFITANREGLMSIPGYVGLYLIGVAVGRLIHCTYLNLNLGTTLYPRKNIHITIFGYDLDASYNESMILCVKLSLIAAQACAATLFCDKYFRISRRLANAGYCSWIVTLCTMILTLLLLIEVVTDILIYATTDHKIVDNKNDKVLEKMGEVKHKRHKAGFKTRKENKQDIKQESSQDLPVDSPIKRTLEIFEAVNYNGLIFFLSCNMLTGIINLLVSTLYTGKNTALQIMIAYMAVNIFFILILYRCQVQVKM; translated from the coding sequence atGGAGTCTTCGCGAGATAAGGAGCGCTACCGGTTGGAACAAGAAGCGTTTGTTTCAAATCATGGAGGGACAACATCGCAAGAGGTTGTTCACGTTATTTTACCAAATATATGCGGTGTACTTTTAACAATAACAACTTTAGGGCTTTATGGAAAGTACTTACatagaaatgtaaaaattgtCATAGAATTCATGTTAACTGTCGTTCCATGCATTTTGTGTTGTACTATATTATCAGAATACGTTAGCAACGTATGCGTTTTTATGATCatcctttcttttataaatattatgttaatgaGAATCAAAGTACATGCACTAACGAGTTGTATATTAAGGCCTGTAAAAGGGAAAAGGCCGTTTGTAACAAATTTTCGAGCTCTTTCCAATATCATTACAGTGATATGTATATTAGCCGTAGACTTTCGTATATTTCCAAGAAAGTTTGCCAAAACCGAAGTATTTGGTTATAGTTTAATGGATACCGGTGTtggtatatttataatagctAATGCTTTAGTCTCACCAGAGGCTAGAGATTTTAGTAGTCAATCAAAATTAGGTTTCTTTAGTACGCTATCAAGGAATCTGAAAAGACCTCTAAAGAGTTCTATTCCGTTATTATTGTTAGGGTGTGGAAAATTCTTAGCTATAGAATTTTTAGGTTATCAAAGACATATTACCGAATACGGAGTTCATTGGAATTTCTTTATAACATTGGCATTTGTCAAATTATTTACTAGAACAATAACAAGTACGATAAACTCGAGGTATTCTTTACTTTCTGGCATATGGATTTTAGCTATGCACGAATATATCTTAACTAATAATGGTTTGAAAGATTGGATTTTAAGCAATGAACCAAGAGTTGATTTTATTACAGCGAATAGAGAAGGTCTCATGTCTATACCAGGTTACGTAGGATTATATCTAATCGGTGTTGCGGTTGGAAGATTGATACACTGCACTtatctaaatttaaatttagGTACTACTTTATATcctagaaaaaatattcatattacaATCTTTGGATATGATTTAGACGCAAGTTACAACGAATCGATGATATTGTGCGTAAAATTATCATTGATAGCAGCCCAGGCATGTGCCGCGACGTTATTTTGCGACAAATACTTTAGGATATCAAGAAGATTAGCCAATGCAGGTTATTGTTCATGGATAGTTACATTATGCACCATGATACTTACGCTCTTATTACTCATCGAAGTAGTAACGGATATATTGATTTATGCAACAACGGATCATAAAAtcgtagataataaaaatgacaagGTATTAGAAAAAATGGGCGAAGTTAAACATAAAAGACACAAAGCCGGTTTTAAaactagaaaagaaaataagcaGGATATAAAGCAAGAGAGTTCGCAGGATTTACCCGTTGATAGTCCGATTAAGAGaactttagaaatttttgagGCTGTGAATTATAACggacttatttttttcttgtcgtgTAACATGTTAACGGGTATCATTAATTTACTCGTATCAACGTTATACACTGGAAAAAATACAGCTCTTCAGATAATGATCGCATACATGgctgtaaatatatttttcattttaatattatacagatGCCAAGTGCAAGTCAAAATGTAA
- the LOC127066917 gene encoding EGF domain-specific O-linked N-acetylglucosamine transferase isoform X1 — MTPTTLLLFSSSTNSIVVLLFLVALANANYTDINLPASHMRYYFHSFPTVAEKCRNDTSCPYKDSFNAKACWGYETECKEENSFSVPHCPGDHKGWVATKKAQLDTFYAQGDFGYVRDQRREMIVMCEPLFADDSSLECSEHMRFCRARNVLLNFTDLLYRKEPIRYKMDVLKEGQIGGYCTLNEKKLREHADHISPLQSWGPELRNFRRFHRRPIVEGDCDIVIEKPTYIMKIDAIVNMYHHFCDFFNLYASLHVNLSHPTAFSTDNHIMIWESYSYRSAFQDTFEAFTSNPLWDLKTFRGETVCFRNLVFPLLPRMIFGLYYNTPLIYGCEKSGLFKAFGDHVLHRLKIPLLERKNEKIRVTLLSRDTQYRKILNEEELVRALKKNKEYEVRKVVYNKKVSFKKQLQITRNTDIFIGIHGAGLTHLLFLPDWAAVFEIYNCEDPSCYKDLARLRGIKYFTWEDNSKLIQQDPGTHPDGGAHAKFTNYHFEVKEFLRIVSLASTHVKHHNAFKDFLSNNMLQKTKKKDSRILVETSTEENASKVQHKRDTRSKDEL; from the exons ATGACGCCAACAACGTTACTACTATTTTCGTCCTCGACGAATTCGAtcgtcgttcttctctttctcgtcgcCCTCGCAAACGCCAATTACACGGACATTAATTTACCGGCGAGTCATATGAGATActactttcattcttttcccaCGGTGGCCGAAAAGTGCCGAAACGATACGTCCTGTCCGTATAAG GACAGTTTTAATGCCAAAGCGTGCTGGGGTTACGAGACCGAATGTAAGGAAGAAAATTCCTTTTCCGTTCCTCATTGTCCGGGTGATCACAAAGGATGGGTAGCAACGAAAAAGGCGCAATTAGACACGTTTTATGCACAAGGAGATTTTGGCTACGTGCGAGATCAAAGAAGGGAAATGATCGTGATGTGCGAGCCTCTTTTTGCC GACGACTCGTCGTTGGAGTGCTCCGAACATATGAGATTCTGCAGAGCTAGAAACGTTCTATTAAATTTCACGGATCTTCTGTACAGAAAGGAACCTATAAGATACAAAATGGATGTTTTGAAGGAAGGCCAAATCGGTGGTTATTGCAC GCTGAACGAAAAGAAGCTGCGAGAACACGCGGATCACATCAGCCCGCTGCAATCCTGGGGACCGGAGTTACGAAATTTTCGTAGGTTTCATCGACGTCCGATCGTCGAAGGCGATTGCGATATCGTTATAGAAAAACCTACGTACATAATGAAAATAGATGCCA TAGTAAACATGTATCATCATTTTTGCGACTTCTTCAATCTGTACGCGTCGTTGCACGTCAATCTTTCGCATCCAACCGCTTTTAGTACGGACAATCATATAATGATCTGGGAAAGCTACAG ttATCGATCGGCCTTTCAAGATACCTTCGAAGCTTTCACGAGCAATCCACTGTGGGATCTTAAAACGTTTCGCGGTGAAACAGTTTGCTTCCGCAATCTCGTATTTCCATTACTACCACGAATGATATTTGGACTTTATTACAACACGCCTCTC ATTTATGGCTGCGAGAAGAGTGGCTTGTTTAAAGCTTTCGGAGATCACGTGTTACACAGACTCAAAATACCTCTActcgaaaggaaaaatgagaaaatacgTGTAACCTTGCTCAGCAGAGACACCCAatacagaaaaattttaaacgagGAAGAATTAGTACgagctttgaaaaaaaataaagaatacgaAGTTCGAAAA GTAGTTTATAACAAGAAAGTATCTTTCAAAAAACAACTTCAAATCACAAGAAATACCGATATATTCATCGGTATACACGGAGCGGGCCTTACTCATCTTTTGTTTCTACCTGACTGGGCTGCTGTTTTTGAGAT atacaaTTGCGAGGATCCCAGTTGTTACAAAGATCTTGCGAGATTACGaggtattaaatattttacgtgGGAAGACAATTCGAAATTAATTCAACAAGATCCT GGTACACATCCCGACGGTGGAGCTCATGCCAAATTTACGAATTATCATTTTGAGGTTAAAGAATTCCTACGCATTGTTTCTTTAGCTAGTACTCACGTGAAACATCATAACGCTTTCAAAGATTTCTTAAGCAACAATATGCttcaaaaaacgaaaaagaaagatagtagAATACTCGTTGAAACGTCAACGGAGGAGAATGCGTCTAAAGTACAACATAAGCGTGACACTCGATCCAAGGACGAATTATGA